A region of Stigmatopora nigra isolate UIUO_SnigA chromosome 6, RoL_Snig_1.1, whole genome shotgun sequence DNA encodes the following proteins:
- the adgrl1b gene encoding adhesion G protein-coupled receptor L1b isoform X1, with protein MALSLWLLGVGLFTLAHVNPSSQAMSRAAMPFGLLRRELACEGYPIELRCPGSDVVMVETANYGRTDDKICDAEPFQMENTQCYLPDALKIMSQRCNNRTQCVVVAGVDVFPDPCPGTYKYLEIQYECVPYKVDQKVFVCPGSLLSIQTPSSQLEAEHQSGAWCKDPLQAGDRLYVMPWTPYRTEVLYEYASWDDYRQNRVTTTYKLPSRVDGTGFVVYDGAVFYNKERTRNLVKYDLRTRIKSGEAVVVNANYHDTSPYRWGGKSDIDLAVDENGLWVIYSTEANNGRIVVSQVNPYTLRFEGTWATGFDKRGASNAFMACGVLYAVRSVFQDDEGQADGRLGNDMVVYAYDTSRGQELPIQIPFPNPYQYISSIDYNPRDNQLYVWNNYYVLRYPLQFTPPPPTKGPLSSLMTTVRSYTATVALTPVRPSASHPVGVINRGPFDQRPITAIVPLTPRPPLRVPLAPGSPGQVGGCEGRVARGVQWPPTLKGETVERPCPKGSLGIASYGCMISPVSWSSRGPDLSNCTSPWVSQIAQKIKSGENAANIAGELVNLTRGRIYAGDVSMSVKLIEQLLDILDSQLQALRPANKESAARNYNKLQKRERTCRAYVQAVVQTVDNLLGPEALVSWADMSGPDQSRSASLLLDAVEKGAFLLANNLYEGRFSDRAPNVDLEVYVLNTEADIQDLTFPHSYDSDSILQISAVALQQYSNNGQVKLVLSLYKNLGSFLTTQNSTLRLGLGLRQGSEVRHRSLVVNSHVISASVHKGSNRVFLSEPLVFTLRHLQLDNHFGPNCSFWNATGVSGTGRWSTQGCRMLHTNNTHTTCACNHLSSYAVLMTYQKPLSGVGVEEILVYVVSWVGISVALMCLATCLTTLCCQVAPWHTDHSTIHCNTWANLLITELLFLVSSNKMQYSVVCSIIAGLLHFSMLSVFCWLCLEAVELYILQREVFEGRNSRRKYLYLSGYSVPGLVVAVSAAIDFRGYGSKTLCWLRTDNYFIWSFLGPVAVIIILNLVILVMTLHKMHSTAALKPDSSRHDNLRAWAVGSLTLLFLQCVNWSSGLMFLSAPSLLLAYLFASLNTAQGLLITILHCTLTRKGQKDYGRCLRLSQCCATSSSSSPDSMKGAALHSNSRYSGNQGRRATAIRQSRIRRMWNDTVRRQTESSFIATDVNSTPTLNRAALGNHFLTNPVLQTHPGASPYDTMLAPGYNQPFTSTVGTFRNKKAGVSQSQESCGLDSVCLNGGYTPNTFTLHGLRAMPGSRAGVVGGTDLLKEGSIGMGDDDISPGLLTPHGAADLGTSAGMCRNLSDAAALEKMIISELVQSNLRPSGDMPIPPERYGSLARPHHLDRPALTHTATLTRHKPQEGWAATIQPTTRHNAQEGWPHLRHHLQSADTHSTSHEQDHCTTPRSQDGWSNARTLVEAECRELFKDAERLQPQGTLGHCGIPERQQARPPDVQARPYTTLSRTPGTLSRHRTVGESSAGTDKDKERDRYRDRPLPPPPPPPPQESEPLYKALEEPLLLKQRNGSRDAWRGGQDMEKDETYLLKRDGVMDEWRGCNRLREESFSSQKRNGDMAECRGVTERRLEEPHLLEKRDGRIDAWRGTAEMEREETFITQRNDFGIDGWRAGMERDKDRDGWRGGIEQENEKQKDRALDVWRGGVDVDRGESFLFETNGGVQEGRKRGKERGSLRYHGEREDSDGFTLPLTPDLDLDPNTSPLYAQDSNQSPLYPGEHRSPPMGLFSRSPPPNNIFAPRDTNSPPSNLYPRQSPQVYSRSSSPPRFYSRNSPPILSYPDSSPEGPEELSPGSPPQPTVELPYSLGRPPLGPQPNHLQTFYQPPPTATNGEAIYMCEPSSEGEDGQMQRVTSL; from the exons AAGTGGACCAAAAAG TTTTCGTCTGTCCCGGATCACTGCTCAGCATCCAGACACCTTCTTCTCAGTTGGAGGCAGAACATCAGTCAGGGGCATGGTGTAAGGACCCCCTACAGGCTGGTGACAGACTATACGTCATGCCGTGGACGCCATACAGGACCGAAGTGCTGTATGAATATGCTTCATGGGACGACTACAGGCAGAACCGGGTCACTACTACTTATAA GCTGCCAAGTCGAGTAGATGGAACAGGCTTTGTTGTGTATGATGGTGCCGTGTTTTATAACAAGGAGCGCACACGGAACCTGGTCAAGTACGACCTACGGACACGCATTAAAAGCGGTGAAGCAGTAGTGGTCAATGCCAACTACCACGACACGTCACCGTACCGTTGGGGAGGGAAGTCAGACATCGATTTAGCAGTGGATGAGAACGGCCTCTGGGTAATCTATTCGACCGAAGCCAATAATGGACGCATTGTGGTCAGCCAG GTGAATCCGTACACTCTTCGCTTTGAGGGCACATGGGCTACCGGTTTTGATAAACGAGGGGCGAGCAACGCCTTCATGGCCTGTGGCGTGCTCTATGCAGTGCGCTCTGTCTTCCAAGATGATGAGGGGCAGGCAGATGGCCGACTGGGCAATGATATGGTGGTCTATGCATATGACACCAGCCGAGGACAAGAGCTGCCCATCCAGATCCCCTTTCCCAATCCCTACCAGTACATCTCCTCCATAGACTACAACCCTCGAGACAACCAGTTGTATGTCTGGAATAACTATTATGTTCTACGTTACCCACTTCAgttcacaccaccaccaccaactaaAG GTCCACTTTCTTCCCTGATGACAACAGTGCGCTCGTACACAGCCACTGTTGCACTGACTCCTGTACGCCCATCAGCCTCCCACCCAGTGGGTGTCATCAACCGAGGGCCTTTTGACCAGAGGCCAATAACTGCTATAGTCCCCCTGACGCCCCGCCCTCCCTTGCGTGTTCCTTTGGCCCCAGGCAGCCCTGGCCAAGTGGGTGGATGTGAAGGAAGAGTAGCTCGAGGGGTACAGTGGCCCCCCACTCTGAAAGGGGAAACAGTAGAGAGGCCCTGCCCCAAAGGGTCACTCG GTATAGCCTCCTATGGGTGCATGATCTCACCAGTGAGCTGGAGCTCAAGAGGTCCTGACCTATCGAACTGTACCTCTCCTTGGGTCAGCCAGATTGCACAAAAG ATTAAAAGTGGAGAGAATGCAGCAAATATAGCCGGTGAGCTGGTCAACCTGACCCGGGGGCGGATCTACGCTGGTGATGTCAGCATGTCTGTGAAGTTAATTGAACAACTATTAGACATTTTGGACTCCCAGCTACAGGCCTTAAGACCTGCTAATAAAGAGTCTGCGGCACGCAATTACAATAAG CTGCAGAAAAGGGAACGAACATGCAGGGCGTATGTTCAG GCTGTGGTGCAGACTGTAGATAACTTGTTGGGTCCTGAGGCTTTGGTGTCCTGGGCTGACATGAGCGGTCCCGACCAGTCCCGCTCTGCATCACTCCTGTTAGATGCAGTAGAAAAAGGAGCATTCTTATTGGCTAACAATCTCTACGAAGGTCGATTCAGTGACAGAGCACCAAACGTCG ATCTGGAGGTGTATGTACTAAACACAGAGGCAGACATACAGGACCTAACGTTTCCTCACTCCTACGATAGTGACAGCATTCTACAGATCTCAGCGGTGGCTCTGCAGCAATACAGCAATAATG GCCAAGTAAAGTTGGTTCTCTCACTATATAAGAACTTGGGCTCCTTCCTGACCACTCAGAACTCCACCTTGCGACTCGGGCTTGGACTCAGACAGGGGTCAGAGGTCAGACATAGGAGCCTGGTAGTCAACTCCCACGTCATTTCTGCTTCTGTGCACAAAGGCTCCAATCGAGTGTTCCTATCCGAGCCTCTGGTGTTCACTCTCCGGCACTTGCAG CTGGACAACCACTTTGGTCCCAACTGCTCTTTTTGGAACGCAACGGGAGTCTCTGGTACCGGCAGGTGGTCCACGCAGGGATGCCGCATGTTACACACCAACAATACGCACACAACCTGTGCTTGCAACCACCTGTCCAGCTATGCTGTACTCATGACATACCAGAAACCTTtg TCCGGTGTGGGAGTAGAGGAGATTCTGGTCTATGTTGTCTCCTGGGTCGGCATTTCTGTTGCTCTGATGTGTTTGGCCACCTGTCTCACTACTCTATGCTGCCAGGTGGCTCCCTGGCACACTGACCACAGCACCATTCATTGCAACACATGGGCTAATCTACTCATAACTGAGCTGCTCTTCCTTGTCAGCTCTAATAAGATGCAATATAGT gTTGTGTGCTCAATCATTGCTGGCCTGCTGCACTTCTCAATGCTCTCAGTGTTCTGCTGGTTGTGCCTGGAAGCAGTGGAACTGTACATTTTGCAGCGTGAGGTGTTTGAGGGGAGAAACTCCAGAAGAAAGTACTTATACCTTAGTGGGTATTCAGTACCCGGGCTGGTGGTGGCTGTGTCTGCAGCCATTGATTTTAGAGGCTATGGCTCTAAAACTTT GTGCTGGCTGCGAACTGACAATTACTTCATTTGGAGTTTCCTCGGACCAGTAGCTGTGATTATAATA CTTAACCTTGTAATCTTAGTGATGACCTTACATAAGATGCACAGCACTGCTGCTCTGAAGCCAGACTCAAGTCGCCATGACAACCTCAG GGCATGGGCAGTGGGTTCGTTGACATTGCTCTTCCTGCAGTGTGTCAATTGGTCCTCGGGGCTTATGTTCCTGTCAGCGCCCTCTCTCCTCCTGGCTTACCTATTTGCCTCCCTCAATACAGCACAGGGCCTCCTCATCACCATCCTGCACTGCACACTCACCAGAAAG GGTCAGAAAGACTATGGCCGATGTCTGCGACTCTCCCAGTGCTGTGCAACTTCTTCGTCCAGCTCTCCGGACTCAATGAAAGGTGCTGCGTTACATTCCAACAGCCGTTACAGCGGAAACCAGGGACGAAGAGCTACGGCAATTAGACAG AGTCGTATTAGGAGGATGTGGAACGACACAGTGCGAAGACAGACTGAGTCATCTTTCATCGCTACTGATGTTAACAGCACCCCGACTCTTAACAGAG CTGCACTGGGAAATCATTTCCTGACCAATCCAGTCCTGCAGACTCACCCAGGAGCATCTCCTTATGACACCATGTTGGCACCGGGATATAATCAACCTTTCACGTCTACAG TTGGAACCTTCCGAAACAAGA AGGCTGGTGTGTCGCAGAGTCAAGAGTCTTGCGGCTTGGACAGCGTGTGTCTCAACGGAGGATATACTCCCAATACCTTCACCCTACATGGCCTCAGGGCCATGCCTGGATCTCGAGCTGGAGTGGTCGGCGGCACTGACCTTCTTAAAGAGGGTAGCATCGGGATGGGAGATGATGACATTTCCCCAGGCCTGCTGACCCCCCACGGAGCCGCAGATCTTGGCACCAGTGCCGGAATGTGTCGTAACCTGTCTGACGCGGCTGCCCTGGAGAAAATGATCATCTCTGAACTCGTGCAGAGCAACTTAAGGCCTTCAGGCGACATGCCCATTCCTCCCGAGCGCTACGGAAGCCTAGCAAGGCCTCATCATCTGGACAGACCTGCCCTTACTCACACCGCCACATTGACTAGGCACAAACCCCAGGAGGGTTGGGCTGCAACCATACAGCCCACCACTAGACACAACGCACAAGAGGGCTGGCCGCATTTGAGGCACCACCTACAAAGTGCTGACACACATTCCACATCACATGAGCAAGATCATTGCACAACACCACGCTCTCAAGATGGTTGGTCAAATGCGCGGACTCTGGTAGAAGCTGAGTGCCGTGAGTTGTTTAAAGATGCGGAAAGGCTGCAACCGCAAGGTACTTTGGGTCATTGCGGGATCCCGGAGAGGCAACAAGCACGTCCCCCTGATGTCCAGGCTAGGCCATACACCACCTTAAGCCGCACCCCAGGTACACTGTCGCGCCACCGCACCGTAGGCGAATCATCCGCGGGAACAGACAAAGACAAGGAACGTGATCGTTACCGTGACAGACCCTTGCCACCCCCTCCGCCACCGCCTCCACAGGAATCGGAGCCTTTGTACAAAGCTCTAGAGGAGCCTCTTCTGTTGAAACAGAGGAATGGCAGTAGGGACGCTTGGCGAGGAGGACAGGACATGGAGAAGGATGAGACCTATCTGCTAAAAAGAGATGGAGTCATGGATGAGTGGAGGGGATGTAACAGACTGAGAGAGGAGTCTTTTAGCTCTCAAAAAAGAAATGGAGACATGGCTGAGTGCAGAGGTGTGACAGAAAGAAGACTGGAGGAACCTCATCTCCTGGAGAAGAGAGATGGAAGGATTGATGCCTGGCGAGGCACAGCAGAAATGGAACGGGAAGAAACCTTCATTACTCAGAGAAACGATTTTGGGATTGACGGCTGGAGAGCTGGGATGGAGAGAGACAAGGACAGAGACGGTTGGAGAGGAGGAATTGAACAAGagaatgaaaaacagaaagaccgAGCACTGGATGTGTGGCGTGGGGGAGTTGATGTAGACAGAGGGGAATCTTTCTTGTTTGAGACCAACGGTGGTGTCCAGGAAGGGAGGAAAAGAGGAAAGGAAAGAGGGTCTCTAAGATATCACGGCGAGCGAGAAGACTCCGATGGATTTACTCTGCCTCTGACCCCTGATCTTGACCTTGACCCCAATACCTCACCTCTCTATGCCCAGGATTCCAACCAGTCGCCACTTTACCCTGGAGAGCATCGTTCCCCACCAATGGGTCTCTTCTCACGAAGCCCACCCCCAAATAACATCTTTGCTCCCCGAGACACAAATTCTCCTCCCAGTAACCTTTACCCTCGCCAGTCACCACAAGTATACAGCCGTAGCAGCTCCCCTCCTCGCTTCTACAGCCGGAATTCCCCTCCAATCCTCTCCTACCCTGACAGCAGCCCCGAAGGTCCAGAAGAGCTTAGCCCTGGCAGTCCGCCCCAGCCCACCGTGGAGTTGCCCTATAGCCTTGGGAGACCCCCCCTTGGCCCACAGCCCAATCACCTGCAGACCTTTTATCAGCCACCCCCGACGGCCACTAATGGAGAGGCAATCTACATGTGCGAGCCCTCTTCGGAAGGCGAAGATGGGCAGATGCAGAGAGTGACAAGCCTGTGA
- the adgrl1b gene encoding adhesion G protein-coupled receptor L1b isoform X3, whose product MALSLWLLGVGLFTLAHVNPSSQAMSRAAMPFGLLRRELACEGYPIELRCPGSDVVMVETANYGRTDDKICDAEPFQMENTQCYLPDALKIMSQRCNNRTQCVVVAGVDVFPDPCPGTYKYLEIQYECVPYKVDQKVFVCPGSLLSIQTPSSQLEAEHQSGAWCKDPLQAGDRLYVMPWTPYRTEVLYEYASWDDYRQNRVTTTYKLPSRVDGTGFVVYDGAVFYNKERTRNLVKYDLRTRIKSGEAVVVNANYHDTSPYRWGGKSDIDLAVDENGLWVIYSTEANNGRIVVSQVNPYTLRFEGTWATGFDKRGASNAFMACGVLYAVRSVFQDDEGQADGRLGNDMVVYAYDTSRGQELPIQIPFPNPYQYISSIDYNPRDNQLYVWNNYYVLRYPLQFTPPPPTKGPLSSLMTTVRSYTATVALTPVRPSASHPVGVINRGPFDQRPITAIVPLTPRPPLRVPLAPGSPGQVGGCEGRVARGVQWPPTLKGETVERPCPKGSLGIASYGCMISPVSWSSRGPDLSNCTSPWVSQIAQKIKSGENAANIAGELVNLTRGRIYAGDVSMSVKLIEQLLDILDSQLQALRPANKESAARNYNKLQKRERTCRAYVQAVVQTVDNLLGPEALVSWADMSGPDQSRSASLLLDAVEKGAFLLANNLYEGRFSDRAPNVDLEVYVLNTEADIQDLTFPHSYDSDSILQISAVALQQYSNNGQVKLVLSLYKNLGSFLTTQNSTLRLGLGLRQGSEVRHRSLVVNSHVISASVHKGSNRVFLSEPLVFTLRHLQLDNHFGPNCSFWNATGVSGTGRWSTQGCRMLHTNNTHTTCACNHLSSYAVLMTYQKPLSGVGVEEILVYVVSWVGISVALMCLATCLTTLCCQVAPWHTDHSTIHCNTWANLLITELLFLVSSNKMQYSVVCSIIAGLLHFSMLSVFCWLCLEAVELYILQREVFEGRNSRRKYLYLSGYSVPGLVVAVSAAIDFRGYGSKTLCWLRTDNYFIWSFLGPVAVIIILNLVILVMTLHKMHSTAALKPDSSRHDNLRAWAVGSLTLLFLQCVNWSSGLMFLSAPSLLLAYLFASLNTAQGLLITILHCTLTRKGQKDYGRCLRLSQCCATSSSSSPDSMKGAALHSNSRYSGNQGRRATAIRQSRIRRMWNDTVRRQTESSFIATDVNSTPTLNRAALGNHFLTNPVLQTHPGASPYDTMLAPGYNQPFTSTEAGVSQSQESCGLDSVCLNGGYTPNTFTLHGLRAMPGSRAGVVGGTDLLKEGSIGMGDDDISPGLLTPHGAADLGTSAGMCRNLSDAAALEKMIISELVQSNLRPSGDMPIPPERYGSLARPHHLDRPALTHTATLTRHKPQEGWAATIQPTTRHNAQEGWPHLRHHLQSADTHSTSHEQDHCTTPRSQDGWSNARTLVEAECRELFKDAERLQPQGTLGHCGIPERQQARPPDVQARPYTTLSRTPGTLSRHRTVGESSAGTDKDKERDRYRDRPLPPPPPPPPQESEPLYKALEEPLLLKQRNGSRDAWRGGQDMEKDETYLLKRDGVMDEWRGCNRLREESFSSQKRNGDMAECRGVTERRLEEPHLLEKRDGRIDAWRGTAEMEREETFITQRNDFGIDGWRAGMERDKDRDGWRGGIEQENEKQKDRALDVWRGGVDVDRGESFLFETNGGVQEGRKRGKERGSLRYHGEREDSDGFTLPLTPDLDLDPNTSPLYAQDSNQSPLYPGEHRSPPMGLFSRSPPPNNIFAPRDTNSPPSNLYPRQSPQVYSRSSSPPRFYSRNSPPILSYPDSSPEGPEELSPGSPPQPTVELPYSLGRPPLGPQPNHLQTFYQPPPTATNGEAIYMCEPSSEGEDGQMQRVTSL is encoded by the exons AAGTGGACCAAAAAG TTTTCGTCTGTCCCGGATCACTGCTCAGCATCCAGACACCTTCTTCTCAGTTGGAGGCAGAACATCAGTCAGGGGCATGGTGTAAGGACCCCCTACAGGCTGGTGACAGACTATACGTCATGCCGTGGACGCCATACAGGACCGAAGTGCTGTATGAATATGCTTCATGGGACGACTACAGGCAGAACCGGGTCACTACTACTTATAA GCTGCCAAGTCGAGTAGATGGAACAGGCTTTGTTGTGTATGATGGTGCCGTGTTTTATAACAAGGAGCGCACACGGAACCTGGTCAAGTACGACCTACGGACACGCATTAAAAGCGGTGAAGCAGTAGTGGTCAATGCCAACTACCACGACACGTCACCGTACCGTTGGGGAGGGAAGTCAGACATCGATTTAGCAGTGGATGAGAACGGCCTCTGGGTAATCTATTCGACCGAAGCCAATAATGGACGCATTGTGGTCAGCCAG GTGAATCCGTACACTCTTCGCTTTGAGGGCACATGGGCTACCGGTTTTGATAAACGAGGGGCGAGCAACGCCTTCATGGCCTGTGGCGTGCTCTATGCAGTGCGCTCTGTCTTCCAAGATGATGAGGGGCAGGCAGATGGCCGACTGGGCAATGATATGGTGGTCTATGCATATGACACCAGCCGAGGACAAGAGCTGCCCATCCAGATCCCCTTTCCCAATCCCTACCAGTACATCTCCTCCATAGACTACAACCCTCGAGACAACCAGTTGTATGTCTGGAATAACTATTATGTTCTACGTTACCCACTTCAgttcacaccaccaccaccaactaaAG GTCCACTTTCTTCCCTGATGACAACAGTGCGCTCGTACACAGCCACTGTTGCACTGACTCCTGTACGCCCATCAGCCTCCCACCCAGTGGGTGTCATCAACCGAGGGCCTTTTGACCAGAGGCCAATAACTGCTATAGTCCCCCTGACGCCCCGCCCTCCCTTGCGTGTTCCTTTGGCCCCAGGCAGCCCTGGCCAAGTGGGTGGATGTGAAGGAAGAGTAGCTCGAGGGGTACAGTGGCCCCCCACTCTGAAAGGGGAAACAGTAGAGAGGCCCTGCCCCAAAGGGTCACTCG GTATAGCCTCCTATGGGTGCATGATCTCACCAGTGAGCTGGAGCTCAAGAGGTCCTGACCTATCGAACTGTACCTCTCCTTGGGTCAGCCAGATTGCACAAAAG ATTAAAAGTGGAGAGAATGCAGCAAATATAGCCGGTGAGCTGGTCAACCTGACCCGGGGGCGGATCTACGCTGGTGATGTCAGCATGTCTGTGAAGTTAATTGAACAACTATTAGACATTTTGGACTCCCAGCTACAGGCCTTAAGACCTGCTAATAAAGAGTCTGCGGCACGCAATTACAATAAG CTGCAGAAAAGGGAACGAACATGCAGGGCGTATGTTCAG GCTGTGGTGCAGACTGTAGATAACTTGTTGGGTCCTGAGGCTTTGGTGTCCTGGGCTGACATGAGCGGTCCCGACCAGTCCCGCTCTGCATCACTCCTGTTAGATGCAGTAGAAAAAGGAGCATTCTTATTGGCTAACAATCTCTACGAAGGTCGATTCAGTGACAGAGCACCAAACGTCG ATCTGGAGGTGTATGTACTAAACACAGAGGCAGACATACAGGACCTAACGTTTCCTCACTCCTACGATAGTGACAGCATTCTACAGATCTCAGCGGTGGCTCTGCAGCAATACAGCAATAATG GCCAAGTAAAGTTGGTTCTCTCACTATATAAGAACTTGGGCTCCTTCCTGACCACTCAGAACTCCACCTTGCGACTCGGGCTTGGACTCAGACAGGGGTCAGAGGTCAGACATAGGAGCCTGGTAGTCAACTCCCACGTCATTTCTGCTTCTGTGCACAAAGGCTCCAATCGAGTGTTCCTATCCGAGCCTCTGGTGTTCACTCTCCGGCACTTGCAG CTGGACAACCACTTTGGTCCCAACTGCTCTTTTTGGAACGCAACGGGAGTCTCTGGTACCGGCAGGTGGTCCACGCAGGGATGCCGCATGTTACACACCAACAATACGCACACAACCTGTGCTTGCAACCACCTGTCCAGCTATGCTGTACTCATGACATACCAGAAACCTTtg TCCGGTGTGGGAGTAGAGGAGATTCTGGTCTATGTTGTCTCCTGGGTCGGCATTTCTGTTGCTCTGATGTGTTTGGCCACCTGTCTCACTACTCTATGCTGCCAGGTGGCTCCCTGGCACACTGACCACAGCACCATTCATTGCAACACATGGGCTAATCTACTCATAACTGAGCTGCTCTTCCTTGTCAGCTCTAATAAGATGCAATATAGT gTTGTGTGCTCAATCATTGCTGGCCTGCTGCACTTCTCAATGCTCTCAGTGTTCTGCTGGTTGTGCCTGGAAGCAGTGGAACTGTACATTTTGCAGCGTGAGGTGTTTGAGGGGAGAAACTCCAGAAGAAAGTACTTATACCTTAGTGGGTATTCAGTACCCGGGCTGGTGGTGGCTGTGTCTGCAGCCATTGATTTTAGAGGCTATGGCTCTAAAACTTT GTGCTGGCTGCGAACTGACAATTACTTCATTTGGAGTTTCCTCGGACCAGTAGCTGTGATTATAATA CTTAACCTTGTAATCTTAGTGATGACCTTACATAAGATGCACAGCACTGCTGCTCTGAAGCCAGACTCAAGTCGCCATGACAACCTCAG GGCATGGGCAGTGGGTTCGTTGACATTGCTCTTCCTGCAGTGTGTCAATTGGTCCTCGGGGCTTATGTTCCTGTCAGCGCCCTCTCTCCTCCTGGCTTACCTATTTGCCTCCCTCAATACAGCACAGGGCCTCCTCATCACCATCCTGCACTGCACACTCACCAGAAAG GGTCAGAAAGACTATGGCCGATGTCTGCGACTCTCCCAGTGCTGTGCAACTTCTTCGTCCAGCTCTCCGGACTCAATGAAAGGTGCTGCGTTACATTCCAACAGCCGTTACAGCGGAAACCAGGGACGAAGAGCTACGGCAATTAGACAG AGTCGTATTAGGAGGATGTGGAACGACACAGTGCGAAGACAGACTGAGTCATCTTTCATCGCTACTGATGTTAACAGCACCCCGACTCTTAACAGAG CTGCACTGGGAAATCATTTCCTGACCAATCCAGTCCTGCAGACTCACCCAGGAGCATCTCCTTATGACACCATGTTGGCACCGGGATATAATCAACCTTTCACGTCTACAG AGGCTGGTGTGTCGCAGAGTCAAGAGTCTTGCGGCTTGGACAGCGTGTGTCTCAACGGAGGATATACTCCCAATACCTTCACCCTACATGGCCTCAGGGCCATGCCTGGATCTCGAGCTGGAGTGGTCGGCGGCACTGACCTTCTTAAAGAGGGTAGCATCGGGATGGGAGATGATGACATTTCCCCAGGCCTGCTGACCCCCCACGGAGCCGCAGATCTTGGCACCAGTGCCGGAATGTGTCGTAACCTGTCTGACGCGGCTGCCCTGGAGAAAATGATCATCTCTGAACTCGTGCAGAGCAACTTAAGGCCTTCAGGCGACATGCCCATTCCTCCCGAGCGCTACGGAAGCCTAGCAAGGCCTCATCATCTGGACAGACCTGCCCTTACTCACACCGCCACATTGACTAGGCACAAACCCCAGGAGGGTTGGGCTGCAACCATACAGCCCACCACTAGACACAACGCACAAGAGGGCTGGCCGCATTTGAGGCACCACCTACAAAGTGCTGACACACATTCCACATCACATGAGCAAGATCATTGCACAACACCACGCTCTCAAGATGGTTGGTCAAATGCGCGGACTCTGGTAGAAGCTGAGTGCCGTGAGTTGTTTAAAGATGCGGAAAGGCTGCAACCGCAAGGTACTTTGGGTCATTGCGGGATCCCGGAGAGGCAACAAGCACGTCCCCCTGATGTCCAGGCTAGGCCATACACCACCTTAAGCCGCACCCCAGGTACACTGTCGCGCCACCGCACCGTAGGCGAATCATCCGCGGGAACAGACAAAGACAAGGAACGTGATCGTTACCGTGACAGACCCTTGCCACCCCCTCCGCCACCGCCTCCACAGGAATCGGAGCCTTTGTACAAAGCTCTAGAGGAGCCTCTTCTGTTGAAACAGAGGAATGGCAGTAGGGACGCTTGGCGAGGAGGACAGGACATGGAGAAGGATGAGACCTATCTGCTAAAAAGAGATGGAGTCATGGATGAGTGGAGGGGATGTAACAGACTGAGAGAGGAGTCTTTTAGCTCTCAAAAAAGAAATGGAGACATGGCTGAGTGCAGAGGTGTGACAGAAAGAAGACTGGAGGAACCTCATCTCCTGGAGAAGAGAGATGGAAGGATTGATGCCTGGCGAGGCACAGCAGAAATGGAACGGGAAGAAACCTTCATTACTCAGAGAAACGATTTTGGGATTGACGGCTGGAGAGCTGGGATGGAGAGAGACAAGGACAGAGACGGTTGGAGAGGAGGAATTGAACAAGagaatgaaaaacagaaagaccgAGCACTGGATGTGTGGCGTGGGGGAGTTGATGTAGACAGAGGGGAATCTTTCTTGTTTGAGACCAACGGTGGTGTCCAGGAAGGGAGGAAAAGAGGAAAGGAAAGAGGGTCTCTAAGATATCACGGCGAGCGAGAAGACTCCGATGGATTTACTCTGCCTCTGACCCCTGATCTTGACCTTGACCCCAATACCTCACCTCTCTATGCCCAGGATTCCAACCAGTCGCCACTTTACCCTGGAGAGCATCGTTCCCCACCAATGGGTCTCTTCTCACGAAGCCCACCCCCAAATAACATCTTTGCTCCCCGAGACACAAATTCTCCTCCCAGTAACCTTTACCCTCGCCAGTCACCACAAGTATACAGCCGTAGCAGCTCCCCTCCTCGCTTCTACAGCCGGAATTCCCCTCCAATCCTCTCCTACCCTGACAGCAGCCCCGAAGGTCCAGAAGAGCTTAGCCCTGGCAGTCCGCCCCAGCCCACCGTGGAGTTGCCCTATAGCCTTGGGAGACCCCCCCTTGGCCCACAGCCCAATCACCTGCAGACCTTTTATCAGCCACCCCCGACGGCCACTAATGGAGAGGCAATCTACATGTGCGAGCCCTCTTCGGAAGGCGAAGATGGGCAGATGCAGAGAGTGACAAGCCTGTGA